A region of Kribbella sp. NBC_01245 DNA encodes the following proteins:
- a CDS encoding NADH-quinone oxidoreductase subunit M, with product MKIGWLTLTLLLPLVGAVATALVPKAKATLAKQLALAFSLVTLVLTAIIVVGYRANGAEKYAEDLTWIEAFGAHYALGLDGVGVVLIALTALLTPIVLIASWNDAKGGRWSEKSFFAWILGLEALSIGVFAATDVFLFYVLFEATLIPMYFLIGGFGGAQRSYAAVKFLLYSLLGGLLMLASVIGLYVVSARAGEPSYLLSDLSQLDLSTNTERWLFLGFFFAFAVKAPMVPFHTWLPDAAAEATPGTSVLLVGILDKIGTFGMLRFCLGLFPNASEWATPVVLVLALISVLYGALLAIGQTDIKRLIAYTSISHFGFIVMGIFALTSQGLVGSTLYMFNHGLSTAALFLVAGYLISRRGSARIADYGGVEKVAPVLAGTFLFAGLSSLALPGLSPFISEFMVLAGVFSNHKVIAVIAVFGIVLAALYILIMYQRLMTGPVRDGIEKLKDLNAREVFAIAPLALLIVAFGFYPKPVVDIIEPAVKATMEHVGVSDKAPEIPVTEGQK from the coding sequence GTGAAAATCGGTTGGCTGACCCTGACACTGCTCCTGCCGTTGGTCGGAGCCGTCGCCACAGCGCTCGTGCCGAAGGCGAAGGCCACTCTGGCCAAGCAGCTGGCACTCGCGTTCTCGCTGGTGACGCTGGTCCTGACGGCGATCATCGTCGTCGGGTACCGGGCCAATGGCGCGGAGAAGTACGCCGAGGACCTCACCTGGATCGAGGCCTTCGGCGCGCACTACGCGCTCGGCCTGGACGGCGTCGGCGTGGTGCTGATCGCGCTCACCGCGCTGCTCACCCCGATCGTGCTGATCGCCTCCTGGAACGACGCGAAGGGCGGTCGCTGGAGCGAGAAGTCGTTCTTCGCCTGGATCCTCGGCCTGGAAGCTCTGTCGATCGGCGTGTTCGCCGCGACCGACGTGTTCCTCTTCTACGTGCTGTTCGAGGCCACGCTGATCCCGATGTACTTCCTGATCGGCGGCTTCGGCGGCGCGCAGCGGTCGTACGCCGCGGTGAAGTTCCTGCTCTACTCGCTGCTCGGCGGTCTGCTGATGCTGGCATCGGTGATCGGCCTGTACGTCGTGTCCGCCCGCGCCGGCGAGCCGTCGTACCTGCTGAGCGACCTGTCCCAGCTGGACCTGAGCACGAACACCGAGCGCTGGCTGTTCCTCGGCTTCTTCTTCGCCTTCGCGGTGAAGGCGCCGATGGTGCCGTTCCACACCTGGCTGCCGGACGCCGCCGCCGAGGCGACGCCGGGTACGTCGGTGCTGCTGGTCGGCATCCTGGACAAGATCGGCACCTTCGGCATGCTGCGGTTCTGCCTCGGCCTGTTCCCGAACGCGTCCGAGTGGGCCACCCCGGTGGTGCTGGTGCTCGCGCTGATCTCGGTGCTGTACGGCGCGCTGCTGGCGATCGGCCAGACCGATATCAAGCGCCTGATCGCCTACACCTCGATCTCGCACTTCGGCTTCATCGTGATGGGCATCTTCGCGCTCACCTCACAGGGCCTGGTCGGTTCGACGCTGTACATGTTCAACCACGGGCTCTCCACGGCCGCGCTGTTCCTGGTCGCGGGCTACCTGATCTCGCGCCGCGGCTCGGCCCGGATCGCCGACTACGGCGGTGTGGAGAAGGTCGCGCCGGTGCTGGCCGGGACGTTCCTGTTCGCGGGTCTGTCCAGCCTCGCGCTGCCGGGCCTGTCGCCGTTCATCTCCGAGTTCATGGTGCTGGCCGGCGTGTTCAGCAACCACAAGGTGATCGCGGTGATCGCGGTGTTCGGCATCGTGCTGGCCGCGCTCTACATCCTGATCATGTACCAACGCCTGATGACCGGTCCGGTTCGGGACGGTATCGAGAAGCTCAAGGATCTGAACGCCCGTGAGGTGTTCGCGATCGCACCGCTGGCCCTGCTGATCGTCGCTTTCGGCTTCTACCCGAAGCCCGTCGTCGACATCATCGAGCCGGCCGTGAAGGCGACCATGGAGCATGTCGGCGTGTCCGACAAGGCCCCTGAGATCCCCGTGACGGAGGGACAGAAGTGA
- the nuoN gene encoding NADH-quinone oxidoreductase subunit NuoN gives MSALLAPLADGFTAPKIEYSELAPLLIVFGVAAIGVLVEAFVPRALRHVVQLILSIAGILAAALYTFILIKDETKLIGAQGSIAVDGPAVFTWMVLLVLTLISLLLFAERSVDGGLSAFASQAAAVPGSEAEREGTAAKIEHTEVFPLTLFAVGGMMLFAASNDLLVLFVALEVFSLPLYLLCGLARRRRLISQEAAMKYFLLGAFASAFLLYGIALLYGYAGTMSLGGISDALATKTGGDAILLAGTGLIAVGLLFKVGAVPFHSWTPDVYQGAPTPITGFMASCTKIAAIIGLMRVFYVALGGTRWDWAPMFWVVAILTMVVGSIVAITQTDVKRMLAYSSIAHAGFLLTAFVGLAQTGSGITRGITSMQAVLFYLVSYGFATIGAFAVVTLVRDAGGEATHLSRWAGLGKKSPLLAGTFAFFLLAFAGIPLTSGFTGKWAVFTAAWTGGAWPLVVVAVLCSLVAAFFYIRVIVLMFFSDLPADAPDVAVPGWQTGLAVGIGLVATVLLGLVPGPVLDLAARAGEFIR, from the coding sequence GTGAGCGCACTGCTGGCACCGCTGGCGGACGGCTTCACCGCCCCGAAGATCGAGTACAGCGAGCTCGCGCCGCTGCTGATCGTCTTCGGTGTGGCGGCGATCGGCGTACTGGTCGAGGCCTTCGTGCCGAGGGCGCTGCGGCACGTGGTCCAGTTGATCCTGAGCATCGCGGGCATCCTGGCCGCGGCGCTCTACACGTTCATCTTGATCAAGGACGAGACCAAGCTGATCGGGGCCCAGGGCTCCATCGCGGTGGACGGCCCGGCCGTCTTCACCTGGATGGTCCTGCTGGTGCTGACGCTGATCAGCCTGCTGCTGTTCGCGGAACGCTCGGTCGACGGTGGCCTGTCCGCCTTCGCCAGCCAGGCCGCCGCCGTACCGGGGTCCGAGGCTGAGCGCGAGGGCACCGCGGCGAAGATCGAGCACACCGAGGTCTTCCCGCTGACGCTGTTCGCGGTCGGCGGCATGATGCTGTTCGCCGCGTCGAACGACCTGCTGGTGCTGTTCGTCGCGCTCGAGGTCTTCTCGCTGCCGCTCTACCTGCTGTGTGGTCTGGCGCGTCGTCGCCGGCTCATCTCGCAGGAGGCCGCGATGAAGTACTTCCTGCTCGGCGCCTTCGCCTCCGCCTTCCTGCTGTACGGCATCGCGCTGCTCTACGGGTACGCCGGCACGATGTCGCTCGGCGGTATCTCCGACGCGCTCGCGACGAAGACCGGTGGCGACGCGATCCTGCTCGCCGGTACCGGCCTGATCGCGGTCGGCCTGCTGTTCAAGGTCGGTGCCGTGCCGTTCCACTCGTGGACGCCGGACGTGTACCAGGGTGCGCCGACGCCGATCACCGGGTTCATGGCCTCCTGCACGAAGATCGCCGCGATCATCGGCCTGATGCGCGTCTTCTACGTCGCGCTCGGTGGCACCCGCTGGGACTGGGCGCCGATGTTCTGGGTGGTCGCCATCCTGACGATGGTGGTCGGCTCGATCGTCGCCATCACCCAGACCGACGTGAAGCGGATGCTGGCCTACTCCTCGATCGCGCACGCGGGCTTCCTGCTGACCGCGTTCGTCGGGCTGGCGCAGACGGGTTCGGGCATCACGCGGGGCATCACCTCCATGCAGGCGGTGCTGTTCTACCTCGTGTCGTACGGCTTCGCGACCATCGGCGCCTTCGCCGTGGTCACGCTGGTCCGCGACGCGGGTGGCGAGGCGACGCACCTGTCGCGCTGGGCCGGACTGGGCAAGAAGTCGCCGCTGCTCGCGGGGACGTTCGCCTTCTTCCTGCTGGCCTTCGCGGGTATCCCGCTGACGTCGGGCTTCACCGGTAAGTGGGCGGTCTTCACGGCCGCGTGGACGGGTGGTGCCTGGCCGCTGGTGGTGGTCGCGGTACTCTGCAGCCTCGTTGCCGCGTTCTTCTACATCCGGGTGATCGTGCTGATGTTCTTCTCCGACCTGCCGGCCGACGCGCCGGATGTCGCCGTGCCCGGTTGGCAGACCGGTCTCGCCGTCGGCATCGGCCTGGTGGCGACCGTGCTGCTCGGCCTGGTTCCCGGCCCGGTGCTCGACCTGGCCGCACGCGCTGGTGAGTTCATCCGGTGA
- a CDS encoding polyprenyl synthetase family protein: MTSTPLPVPGLGFEVADAALEARVRAGLETVEQALRDAARSEAPFVTEAAQHVMVAGGKRFRPLLVLLAAEFGPSPVAPEVVESAVVVELTHLATLYHDDVMDEAALRRGASSANARWDNSVAILTGDWLFARASDLVSELGPEAVRIQARTFGRLVEGQIRETLGVREGDDPLTHYLSVVADKTGSLIATSALFGARFAGASAEVQETLRAFGEEIGQAFQLADDILDVMSSGESGKTPGTDLREGVPTLPVLIFRASADPSVEADARLLELLDSDLNDDTRLAETLALLRAHPSLEQAENDVRRRADDARKLLSNLPESPGRTALESLCDLVVTRSV, translated from the coding sequence GTGACCAGTACGCCGTTGCCGGTTCCGGGCCTGGGCTTCGAGGTCGCCGATGCGGCGCTCGAGGCCCGGGTCCGTGCCGGGTTGGAGACCGTCGAACAGGCGCTGCGCGACGCGGCCCGGTCCGAGGCTCCCTTCGTCACCGAGGCCGCCCAGCACGTCATGGTTGCCGGCGGCAAGCGTTTCCGTCCGTTGCTGGTGCTGCTCGCGGCCGAATTCGGGCCGTCGCCGGTTGCGCCTGAGGTGGTGGAGTCGGCCGTGGTGGTCGAGCTGACGCATCTCGCGACGCTGTACCACGATGACGTGATGGACGAGGCGGCGCTGCGACGTGGTGCTTCCTCGGCGAATGCGCGGTGGGATAACTCGGTCGCGATTCTGACCGGTGACTGGTTGTTCGCGCGTGCGTCCGACCTGGTCTCGGAGCTCGGGCCGGAGGCTGTTCGGATCCAGGCGCGTACTTTCGGCCGGTTGGTCGAGGGGCAGATCCGGGAGACTCTTGGTGTGCGCGAGGGGGATGACCCGCTCACGCACTACCTGTCGGTCGTGGCCGACAAGACCGGCTCTTTGATCGCGACGTCGGCGTTGTTTGGTGCGCGGTTTGCCGGTGCCTCTGCTGAGGTGCAGGAGACGTTGCGGGCCTTTGGTGAGGAGATCGGCCAGGCCTTCCAGTTGGCGGACGACATCCTCGACGTGATGTCGTCGGGGGAGTCGGGCAAGACGCCTGGTACGGATCTCCGCGAAGGCGTCCCGACCCTGCCGGTGCTGATCTTCCGCGCCTCGGCGGATCCGTCGGTCGAGGCGGACGCGCGCCTGCTCGAACTGCTCGACTCCGACCTCAACGACGACACCCGGCTGGCCGAGACCCTCGCCCTGCTCCGCGCCCACCCGTCGCTCGAACAGGCCGAGAACGACGTCCGCCGCCGCGCCGACGACGCCCGCAAACTCCTCTCCAACCTCCCCGAATCCCCCGGCCGCACCGCCCTAGAGTCCCTCTGCGACCTAGTAGTAACCCGCTCCGTCTAA
- a CDS encoding cupin domain-containing protein — protein MTTKPVLVRSIDAEVLPASGVSLLADTTATGGAVTTHRSIFRAGKDGAPPHTHGQASELFFVLSGALRVLIDDEITILETGDFLLVPPNVKHAFEAAGETDTEVLFVLTQAKPRFDYYRLLEGVYRGETDPAELGKTQDLYDNHYAESPAWAGRTA, from the coding sequence ATGACCACCAAGCCCGTACTCGTCCGCTCGATCGATGCCGAGGTCCTGCCCGCGAGCGGCGTCTCGCTGCTCGCCGACACCACTGCCACGGGTGGTGCCGTGACCACTCACCGGTCGATCTTCCGTGCCGGCAAGGACGGCGCTCCCCCGCATACGCACGGCCAGGCGTCCGAGCTCTTCTTCGTTTTGAGTGGTGCGTTGCGAGTGCTGATCGATGACGAGATCACGATCCTGGAGACGGGCGACTTCCTGCTCGTACCGCCGAACGTCAAGCACGCCTTCGAAGCGGCCGGCGAGACCGATACCGAGGTTCTCTTCGTCCTCACCCAGGCCAAGCCGCGCTTCGACTACTACCGCCTGCTCGAGGGCGTCTACCGCGGCGAGACCGACCCGGCCGAACTCGGCAAGACGCAAGACCTCTACGACAACCACTACGCCGAAAGCCCTGCGTGGGCAGGTCGTACAGCCTGA
- a CDS encoding RrF2 family transcriptional regulator, whose protein sequence is MNEGVEWALHSCVNLCWMPGQAVPAARLAAFYDLPAAYLNKQLQALSRAGILSSTSGPKGGFQLARFPEQISVLDIVVAIDGPDDAFRCSEILREGPGGNAATDYRKTCLISQTMKTAELNWRRELASQTIADIVAKVERTFPGTPENTRRWFEGLRT, encoded by the coding sequence ATGAACGAGGGGGTTGAGTGGGCGTTGCACAGTTGCGTGAATCTGTGCTGGATGCCGGGGCAGGCTGTGCCGGCGGCTCGGCTCGCCGCGTTTTACGACTTGCCGGCGGCGTACCTCAACAAGCAGTTGCAGGCGTTGAGTCGGGCCGGGATCCTGTCGTCGACCTCCGGGCCGAAGGGTGGGTTCCAGCTGGCGCGATTCCCCGAGCAGATCTCTGTGCTCGACATCGTGGTGGCGATCGACGGACCCGATGACGCCTTCCGCTGCAGCGAAATCCTGCGCGAAGGACCCGGTGGCAACGCTGCAACGGACTACCGGAAGACCTGCCTGATCTCGCAGACGATGAAGACCGCGGAGCTCAACTGGCGGCGCGAACTCGCCTCCCAGACCATCGCCGACATCGTCGCCAAGGTCGAACGAACCTTCCCCGGCACCCCCGAGAACACCCGCCGCTGGTTCGAGGGTCTGCGGACCTGA